One bacterium genomic window, ATGACCGGAGGAAGAATTGTTGACTTAAATGGAAATAGTGTTCAGCTATTTGAAGAAGAGAAAGAAGAATATATTCATGGACTTTGGTCGCCAGATGGAACGATGTGTATAGGAAATAGAGATTTTGTCTTATTTGATAGCAAAACTGGTAAAATAGTAGGTGATCCATTATCAGTTGGAGTGTTACCTCAGAGCGGTAAACATTTTGTATATAAAAAACCTGATAATATTTGGTAGAGGAGGTAGATAATCATGAAAAAGTTTTATTTTGGGTTATTAGTAGGATGTTTGTTATGTAGCAATGTGTGCGCTGAAGAATTTAATTGGGGGAATTGTACCACTTATGCGCCTATGCCGGTATTGTTTATCCATGGGATTAATGCTAATTCATTAACATGGGATATTGTGACTAAAGAATTAGAGAAATACTTTGGGTATAGATGGGTCCGGTTTAATGAGCCAGCTCCAGAGGGACGAATAACACTGGATGGTAAAGCAGTTACTGTAGATCGAGACCATCCCGATGCTCCGCAGAACAAGGTTGTCAAGCATTATTTAGAGGCGTTTGATTATGGTGGGAAGAATAAAGCCGGGAGTGCTAATCCTCTGAATTCACATAATGATTCATCAGCCCCTAACTCTCTTCCTTCTAAGGTGGAAGAAATATTAAAAGCATATTATGGTGATGACTGGCAAAAGAATAAACTCATTATCGTTGGTCATTCCCAGGGAGGACTTATAGGTAGGTATTATCTTCAGCATGGTGGTGCAGATAAGGTTAAGCGGTTTATTAATGTAAATACACCGCATTGTGGCAGTGAATGGGC contains:
- a CDS encoding alpha/beta fold hydrolase, translated to MKKFYFGLLVGCLLCSNVCAEEFNWGNCTTYAPMPVLFIHGINANSLTWDIVTKELEKYFGYRWVRFNEPAPEGRITLDGKAVTVDRDHPDAPQNKVVKHYLEAFDYGGKNKAGSANPLNSHNDSSAPNSLPSKVEEILKAYYGDDWQKNKLIIVGHSQGGLIGRYYLQHGGADKVKRFINVNTPHCGSEWA